A single region of the Aeromicrobium chenweiae genome encodes:
- a CDS encoding Fur family transcriptional regulator — protein sequence MVEAPRNTRQRRAVVAILEDLDGFASAQEIHDILKQRGESVGLSTVYRSLQVLADAAEVDALRNDDGEVLYRQCSAGHHHHLVCRSCGRTVEVEGPTVERWADKIAGENGFRDVAHTLEIFGTCANCA from the coding sequence ATGGTCGAAGCACCCCGCAACACCCGCCAGCGACGTGCCGTCGTCGCGATCCTGGAGGATCTCGACGGCTTCGCGAGCGCCCAGGAGATCCACGACATCCTCAAGCAGCGCGGTGAGTCAGTCGGCCTGTCGACGGTCTACCGCAGCCTGCAGGTTCTCGCCGACGCGGCCGAGGTCGACGCCCTGCGCAACGACGACGGCGAGGTGCTCTACCGCCAGTGCAGCGCCGGGCACCACCACCACCTGGTGTGCCGATCGTGCGGGCGCACCGTGGAGGTCGAGGGACCGACCGTCGAACGCTGGGCCGACAAGATCGCCGGCGAGAACGGCTTCCGCGACGTCGCACACACCCTCGAGATCTTCGGCACCTGCGCGAACTGCGCCTAG
- a CDS encoding metal ABC transporter ATP-binding protein, giving the protein MTEQPLAVRGMTVTLDGRPVLRQVDLDVFAGEFVTLLGPNGSGKSTLVRAAIGLVPMASGTVELFGTRLEHFKDRARLGYVPQRSRAVAGVPATVQEVVMSGRLAHRRFFGGRTKADVRAVDAAISRVGMATRTRSALSELSGGQQQRVMIARALASEAELLVMDEPTAGVDHDNQESLAELLGGLVHDGASVLLVAHELGPLRPLIDRAVVLQDGTVAYDGPVDSLIGEDHAHVHPHGGRPHLPEGLGGEGIWR; this is encoded by the coding sequence ATGACCGAGCAACCCCTCGCCGTCCGCGGCATGACCGTGACACTCGACGGTCGACCTGTCCTCCGGCAGGTGGACCTCGACGTGTTCGCCGGTGAGTTCGTGACCCTCCTGGGACCCAACGGCTCCGGCAAGTCGACGCTGGTCCGGGCCGCGATCGGCCTGGTCCCGATGGCCTCGGGCACCGTCGAGCTGTTCGGCACGCGGTTGGAGCACTTCAAGGACCGCGCCCGGCTCGGGTACGTCCCGCAGCGCTCGCGCGCGGTCGCGGGCGTCCCCGCCACCGTGCAGGAGGTCGTGATGAGCGGGCGCCTGGCGCATCGCCGGTTCTTCGGCGGCCGCACGAAGGCCGACGTCCGCGCGGTCGATGCGGCCATCTCCCGGGTCGGCATGGCCACGCGCACGCGCTCGGCGCTCAGCGAGCTGTCCGGCGGTCAGCAGCAGCGGGTGATGATCGCCCGCGCCCTGGCCTCGGAGGCCGAGCTGCTGGTCATGGACGAGCCCACCGCCGGCGTCGACCACGACAACCAGGAGTCATTGGCCGAGCTGCTGGGCGGACTCGTCCACGACGGGGCCTCGGTCCTGCTGGTGGCGCACGAGCTCGGCCCGCTGCGCCCGCTGATCGACCGCGCGGTCGTCCTGCAGGACGGCACGGTCGCGTACGACGGGCCGGTCGACAGCCTCATCGGCGAGGACCACGCCCACGTGCACCCGCACGGCGGGCGACCGCACCTCCCCGAGGGTCTCGGCGGCGAAGGGATCTGGCGATGA
- a CDS encoding metal ABC transporter permease: protein MIELLDYDFMRRALVAAVFTGLAAPAIGTFLVQRRLALLGDGLGHVALTGVALGLLTGVAPILTAVIVAALGAVLIELLRMFGRTSGDVALAMLFYGGIAGGVLLIDLAGESAASLNSYLFGSILTVSSGDLVLVGVLGAIVIALTIGLSPQLFAVCQDEEHARVSGVPVKAYSLLIAVLAAVTITVAMRTVGLLLVSALMVVPVAASQQLTRSFRTTHLASMVIGLVAALGGLVTSYETETPPGPTIVMLALVIFGVAALVGTVLRRTGTRRRPVGSG from the coding sequence ATGATCGAGCTGCTCGACTACGACTTCATGCGGCGCGCGCTGGTCGCCGCCGTGTTCACCGGCCTGGCGGCGCCCGCCATCGGCACGTTCCTGGTGCAGCGCCGCCTCGCGCTGCTGGGCGACGGTCTCGGCCACGTCGCGCTCACCGGTGTGGCCCTGGGTCTGCTGACCGGCGTCGCGCCGATCCTCACCGCGGTGATCGTCGCGGCACTCGGCGCGGTGCTGATCGAGCTGCTGCGCATGTTCGGCCGCACCAGTGGCGACGTGGCCCTCGCGATGCTGTTCTACGGCGGCATCGCCGGAGGCGTGCTGCTCATCGACCTCGCCGGCGAGAGCGCCGCGTCGCTCAACAGCTACCTGTTCGGGTCCATCCTCACGGTGTCCTCCGGCGACCTGGTGCTGGTGGGCGTCCTCGGGGCGATCGTCATCGCGCTGACCATCGGCCTGTCGCCCCAGCTGTTCGCGGTGTGCCAGGACGAGGAGCACGCGCGCGTCAGCGGCGTCCCCGTCAAGGCGTACAGCCTGCTCATCGCGGTGCTCGCCGCCGTCACGATCACCGTCGCGATGCGCACGGTGGGCCTGCTGCTCGTCTCCGCGCTCATGGTCGTCCCGGTCGCAGCGTCCCAGCAGCTCACCCGGAGCTTCCGCACGACGCATCTCGCGTCCATGGTGATCGGTCTCGTCGCGGCGCTGGGCGGCCTGGTGACGAGCTACGAGACCGAGACCCCGCCGGGCCCGACGATCGTCATGCTCGCGCTCGTCATCTTCGGTGTCGCCGCCCTCGTCGGCACCGTGCTCAGGCGGACCGGGACCCGCCGCCGTCCAGTAGGTTCGGGCTGA